From a single Beijerinckia sp. 28-YEA-48 genomic region:
- a CDS encoding hydantoinase B/oxoprolinase family protein: MTVAQALAAVHRQIMWTRLIAVVEEQARTLVRTSFSTAVREAGDLSAGVFDLQGRMLAQAVTGTPGHVNTMAIAVQGFLKKFPAAIMKKGDAYITNDPWLASGHLHDITVVAPAFYRGKLVAFFASVIHLVDVGGRGMGPDARQVFEEGIAIPMMPLVRGERLNADLLEILLANTREPTQVEGDVHAVLTASAEGERRLVEMLEEFAIDDLEELGVYIIEQSYKATLDIIRTLKPGVYSNKMTVDGYGVPITLRATCTIEPDRIKVDWAGTSPMSRFGINVVEPYTTAYTCFGLRCALAPEIPNNYGSLSPFEVTAPPGSILHAVRPAPVAARHIIGLMLPDVVFGCLEQVLPGGVQAEGGLMWNPYVRGTRLPDGSHKAWESFFFSNGGTGARPTKDGMSATAFPAGTRSVQVEAAEMVAPVIILKKELRTDSGGAGRYRGGLGQTIHISSRSPGSFSVQAMFDRIDHPALGRSGGQPGAVGACHLLSGAAIAGMGLQEIPEGGILVLELPGGAGHGDPRERDPELLRQDIANGYVTEQSAARLYSEATPSGTRDEQPAYDHPGVAR; this comes from the coding sequence ATGACCGTTGCGCAAGCCCTCGCCGCCGTTCATCGGCAAATCATGTGGACGCGTTTGATCGCGGTTGTGGAAGAGCAGGCGCGAACGCTGGTCAGGACATCCTTCAGCACTGCGGTACGCGAGGCCGGTGATCTGTCCGCCGGTGTTTTCGATCTGCAGGGGCGGATGCTGGCCCAAGCGGTGACTGGAACACCGGGCCACGTCAATACGATGGCCATCGCGGTTCAGGGCTTTCTCAAGAAGTTCCCCGCTGCGATCATGAAGAAAGGCGATGCTTATATCACTAACGATCCCTGGTTGGCGTCAGGCCATTTGCACGACATCACGGTCGTTGCTCCCGCATTCTATCGCGGAAAACTGGTGGCGTTTTTTGCATCGGTCATTCATCTCGTCGACGTGGGCGGTCGAGGCATGGGCCCTGATGCGCGGCAGGTGTTCGAGGAAGGCATCGCCATCCCCATGATGCCTTTGGTTCGCGGTGAGCGGCTGAACGCGGATCTGCTGGAAATTCTCCTCGCCAATACGCGCGAACCCACCCAAGTCGAGGGTGATGTTCATGCGGTGCTGACTGCTAGCGCCGAAGGAGAGCGACGGCTGGTCGAAATGCTCGAAGAGTTTGCGATCGACGATCTCGAGGAACTTGGCGTCTATATCATCGAGCAATCCTACAAAGCGACGCTGGACATCATCCGCACGCTCAAGCCCGGCGTCTATTCCAATAAAATGACGGTCGATGGCTACGGCGTCCCCATCACATTGCGGGCGACCTGCACGATCGAACCCGACAGAATCAAGGTCGACTGGGCGGGCACATCGCCGATGAGCCGCTTTGGTATCAATGTGGTGGAACCTTACACCACCGCCTACACCTGTTTCGGACTGCGCTGTGCCCTCGCGCCAGAAATTCCGAATAACTACGGCTCGCTTTCCCCTTTCGAGGTGACGGCCCCACCGGGAAGCATTCTGCATGCGGTTCGCCCTGCGCCGGTTGCCGCGCGCCATATCATCGGCTTGATGCTGCCCGACGTCGTCTTCGGTTGCCTTGAGCAAGTACTGCCCGGTGGCGTGCAGGCCGAGGGCGGCTTGATGTGGAATCCTTATGTGCGGGGCACGCGTTTGCCCGACGGCTCGCACAAGGCGTGGGAATCCTTCTTCTTCTCCAATGGCGGCACGGGGGCGCGTCCGACAAAGGACGGGATGTCGGCGACGGCTTTTCCGGCGGGAACCAGAAGCGTGCAGGTGGAAGCGGCCGAAATGGTCGCGCCCGTGATCATACTGAAGAAGGAACTGCGCACGGATTCAGGTGGGGCGGGCCGGTATCGCGGTGGCCTTGGCCAGACGATTCATATCTCCTCTCGCTCTCCTGGCTCATTCAGCGTTCAGGCCATGTTTGACCGGATCGATCATCCGGCCTTGGGCCGAAGCGGCGGGCAGCCCGGCGCCGTGGGCGCATGCCATTTGCTGTCCGGCGCCGCGATCGCTGGCATGGGTCTTCAGGAAATACCGGAAGGCGGAATCCTCGTTCTGGAGCTTCCGGGCGGTGCCGGCCATGGCGATCCGCGCGAGCGAGATCCGGAATTGCTGCGTCAGGATATTGCCAATGGCTACGTCACGGAACAGTCGGCCGCACGCCTTTACAGTGAAGCGACGCCCAGCGGCACAAGAGACGAGCAGCCAGCATACGATCATCCAGGCGTGGCGCGATGA
- a CDS encoding hydantoinase/oxoprolinase family protein, with amino-acid sequence MTVVNQAQFSTGGTDVDRRLQIGVDIGGTFTDVVLEAPQSSRVSTKVLTTHTAPELGVFAGIQSVLSQAGAEPQQVGLIVHGTTLATNALIERRGARTALLTTAGFRDVVETRSEERFEQYDLTIDLPQPLVPRKWRFGIEERVDVEGNVLKSLATDDVMRLVETLRRQEIESIAIGFLHSYRFPDHERRVRDILRASLPDLWVTMSSDVSPEMREYERFSTACANAYVQPLIASYLERLQAKLRADGMTAPLRLMLSGGGLTTVETAQRYPVRLVESGPAGGALFAASIAKQCELDRVLSFDMGGTTAKICLIDDQKPLMSRSFEVARVYRFKKGSGLPLRIPVIEMVEIGAGGGSIAGVDRLGRVTVGPESAGSEPGPACYGRGGSHPTVTDADLALGRLDAQAFAGGSFILNRDASADVLHRDIAAKQGLDVEMAAWTISEVVEENMASAARVHAIESGVALSDRTMIAFGGAAPLHALRMAEKVGINRVIIPSGAGVGSAVGFLKAPLSFEIARSQHSPLSQLDIAETKAMLNEITSDAWKVVAETAGHDRLTTSLTAFMRYAGQGHEISVPVHAFVDKADDVATLRESFEAEYLRVYSRAVPAADVELLSWAVTVSADREASAPDPSECRLRRPSPLRIDKLFDPDRGGWTEVQIYHRDSLAAGDIIDGPAVIQERETSTLITAAFRARINEWDCIDCTRKSQ; translated from the coding sequence ATGACTGTCGTAAACCAGGCTCAATTTTCAACCGGCGGCACCGACGTCGATCGGCGTCTTCAAATTGGCGTTGATATTGGCGGCACGTTCACCGACGTCGTTCTTGAGGCGCCTCAATCCAGCCGGGTCAGCACCAAGGTGCTCACAACCCATACGGCGCCTGAACTTGGCGTCTTCGCCGGTATTCAATCGGTTCTGTCTCAGGCAGGGGCCGAGCCGCAACAGGTTGGCCTCATCGTGCACGGCACCACTTTGGCGACCAATGCCTTGATCGAGCGCCGAGGCGCCCGGACGGCTTTGCTGACGACCGCGGGTTTTCGCGACGTTGTCGAGACGCGATCTGAGGAGCGCTTCGAGCAATATGATCTGACGATCGATCTGCCGCAGCCGCTGGTGCCGCGAAAATGGCGATTTGGCATCGAGGAGAGGGTGGACGTAGAGGGAAATGTTCTGAAATCCCTCGCCACTGACGATGTCATGCGGCTCGTTGAAACACTGCGGCGGCAGGAGATCGAATCCATCGCGATAGGGTTCCTGCACAGCTACCGTTTTCCCGATCATGAGCGTCGTGTGCGCGATATCCTGCGCGCCTCCCTGCCGGATCTTTGGGTGACGATGTCCAGCGACGTTTCGCCAGAGATGCGGGAGTATGAACGTTTCTCGACAGCCTGCGCCAATGCCTATGTTCAACCGCTGATTGCAAGCTATCTTGAACGCTTGCAGGCGAAGCTCCGGGCGGACGGCATGACCGCGCCGTTGCGGCTGATGTTGTCGGGTGGCGGACTGACAACGGTTGAGACCGCGCAACGCTATCCGGTGCGATTGGTTGAATCCGGTCCTGCGGGTGGTGCCCTGTTCGCTGCCAGCATCGCCAAGCAATGTGAGCTCGATCGTGTCTTGTCGTTTGATATGGGTGGGACCACGGCGAAGATTTGCTTGATCGATGATCAAAAGCCCCTGATGTCGCGATCCTTTGAAGTGGCGCGCGTCTATCGCTTCAAAAAGGGCAGCGGGCTTCCGCTGCGCATCCCAGTGATCGAGATGGTCGAGATCGGTGCAGGAGGCGGCAGCATCGCGGGCGTCGATCGGCTTGGGCGCGTGACTGTCGGACCGGAAAGCGCTGGCAGCGAACCAGGGCCGGCATGCTATGGCCGCGGCGGCAGCCATCCCACTGTGACCGATGCTGACTTGGCGCTGGGCCGCCTCGACGCCCAGGCTTTCGCTGGCGGCTCCTTTATCTTGAACAGGGACGCCAGCGCCGACGTTTTGCACCGCGATATCGCGGCGAAACAGGGCCTTGATGTCGAAATGGCCGCATGGACCATCAGCGAAGTGGTCGAGGAGAATATGGCCAGCGCCGCGCGGGTGCATGCCATCGAAAGCGGCGTGGCGCTTTCCGATCGCACGATGATCGCCTTTGGCGGAGCTGCACCCTTGCATGCTTTGCGCATGGCTGAAAAAGTCGGCATCAACCGTGTGATTATCCCGTCCGGCGCCGGCGTCGGATCGGCTGTCGGCTTTCTCAAAGCGCCCTTGTCGTTTGAAATCGCGCGATCTCAGCATTCCCCACTCTCGCAGCTCGATATCGCCGAAACCAAAGCGATGCTGAATGAGATCACGAGCGATGCCTGGAAGGTCGTCGCCGAAACGGCGGGGCATGACCGGCTCACGACAAGTCTGACTGCTTTCATGCGCTATGCCGGACAGGGGCATGAAATCTCGGTTCCGGTTCACGCCTTTGTCGACAAGGCCGACGATGTCGCTACTTTGCGGGAAAGCTTCGAAGCGGAATATCTCAGGGTCTATAGCCGCGCGGTTCCCGCGGCCGATGTCGAACTTCTGAGCTGGGCCGTCACTGTCTCGGCTGATCGCGAAGCATCTGCGCCAGATCCGTCCGAATGTCGCCTGCGCCGTCCAAGCCCGTTGCGGATCGATAAACTGTTCGATCCGGATCGCGGTGGCTGGACTGAGGTCCAAATATATCACCGGGACTCCCTTGCGGCCGGTGATATCATCGATGGTCCCGCCGTCATTCAGGAGCGTGAAACCTCGACGTTGATTACCGCGGCCTTCCGCGCGCGCATCAACGAATGGGACTGTATCGACTGCACGAGGAAATCACAATGA
- a CDS encoding LysR family transcriptional regulator: MQTFDLNLLRVFVALFQERNVTKAAQQLGQTQSTTSSALARLRIVFKDKLFVRTAHGLAATARAEDLAGPIINALQQIGQAASLNQEFDPQSSDYHFRVHAPEHVISLLLPRLLPLLNSEAPQVTLDLQSTYGNDGPEHLRSGRLDFLISYAFEPPPDNFRVMRLFRESSVVIASRRHRTPSATLTLEDYVAAKHVVLRPFQTWRYSPIDHALQKLGHSRKVAISVASHLMAVNIVRNSDLISSVPKSVAQAFTDPEEIITYPSPFLVTPFDVSVVWHEREQSNAAHQWFRTLLKRCRGLD; this comes from the coding sequence ATGCAAACATTCGACCTTAATCTGTTGCGCGTCTTCGTTGCTCTGTTTCAGGAACGGAATGTCACGAAGGCCGCACAGCAACTTGGACAGACGCAATCAACAACCAGCAGCGCTCTGGCCCGGTTGCGGATCGTGTTCAAAGACAAGCTTTTCGTCCGGACCGCTCACGGCTTGGCGGCGACGGCCCGCGCCGAGGACTTGGCAGGGCCAATCATCAATGCCTTGCAACAGATCGGTCAGGCGGCATCACTCAATCAAGAATTTGATCCGCAATCGAGCGACTATCATTTTCGCGTCCATGCGCCGGAGCATGTCATATCCCTTTTGCTTCCTCGCCTGCTGCCCTTGCTGAACTCAGAAGCGCCACAGGTGACGCTCGATCTGCAGTCCACATACGGCAACGATGGTCCGGAGCATTTGCGATCCGGACGCCTGGATTTCCTCATCAGCTACGCATTCGAACCGCCGCCTGACAATTTCAGGGTCATGCGTCTATTCCGGGAATCTTCCGTGGTGATTGCTTCACGGCGTCATCGCACCCCATCCGCGACGCTGACACTGGAAGACTACGTTGCCGCAAAGCATGTCGTTCTGCGGCCCTTTCAAACCTGGCGCTATTCCCCGATCGATCATGCGCTCCAAAAATTGGGCCATTCGCGCAAGGTCGCAATTTCGGTCGCGAGCCATTTGATGGCGGTCAACATCGTGCGCAACTCCGATCTGATTTCGTCGGTGCCGAAGTCAGTCGCTCAAGCCTTTACCGATCCAGAAGAGATCATTACTTACCCTTCCCCGTTTTTAGTTACGCCGTTTGATGTCTCAGTGGTTTGGCATGAGCGGGAACAGTCCAACGCGGCTCACCAGTGGTTTCGTACATTGTT